The following coding sequences lie in one Oligoflexus sp. genomic window:
- a CDS encoding parallel beta-helix domain-containing protein, with product MIRLHACCAYFLWALSLLSFTAEYSAAHAKVWNVPASSRLEFDAQEALLRAQPGDTVLLPAGRFAMNQELSITTPFVTLKGAGMNATTLIYGENAGGPQAIISYADHTVVEDLGILDHPGDGVKIIGADGATIRRVRVEWTKRGTVENGAYGLYPVESHNVLVEDNVVIGASDAGVYVGQSDNIVVRRNRVEYNVAGIEIENSQRADVYDNVATNNTGGVLVFNLPNLMVQGGRGTRVYQNFIYENNYKNFAPQGNSVSTVPQGTGILVMGNDDVEIFRNTIERHNTTSIAVVSFHITQRAVEDPRYDALPEHIWIHDNVLRKAGGLALIGGNQLGLVAAALSFPHRVPHITYDGIGQPDGQGGFLPAALEGDQRICLGENDHDGGDKAYFGNMQLWKQRWWSPVPGEMDRSLAPHNCNFTAFAGVQLAPLPPLPLPDPKEPTDDDIQRLCDSNKDGINWDAALTVNCPSLNSYHLFTDPRDPLSKPQDGGFPYDLTTPLFSDYASKDRVLFLPPGTSADYHPTQAFALPVGAVIAKTFYFPADLRNPSGPKKIVETRLLIHREKGWIGLAYQWNEDQSEAKLIRGGAAVNVQWLDTQGQARANAYRIPNMAQCVGCHLNGAPIGVKAGYLNKGDQLQDLIKKGRLTGAPEDFTSIPRYAIWNDASSGTLADRALTYLDINCAHCHNPSGKANTSALFLQLGQEAGINSGLCKPPIAAGRGTGGTLFDIVPGQPEKSLLVDRLNSTKAAVKMPEVAKTMIHAEGVELISQWIRSLPGTCQE from the coding sequence ATGATACGACTTCATGCCTGCTGTGCGTATTTTTTATGGGCCCTGAGCCTTCTGTCGTTCACGGCAGAATACTCCGCGGCTCATGCCAAGGTTTGGAATGTTCCCGCCTCATCCCGCCTGGAATTCGATGCCCAGGAGGCTCTTCTGCGCGCGCAGCCGGGTGATACCGTCCTGCTCCCTGCCGGGCGCTTTGCCATGAATCAGGAGCTGAGCATCACGACGCCTTTCGTCACGTTGAAAGGCGCGGGCATGAATGCCACGACACTCATTTATGGGGAAAATGCCGGTGGTCCACAGGCCATCATTTCCTATGCTGATCACACTGTCGTCGAGGACCTGGGTATTCTGGATCATCCGGGCGATGGCGTGAAAATTATTGGGGCCGACGGGGCCACCATTCGTCGCGTCCGGGTGGAATGGACCAAACGCGGCACCGTGGAAAACGGCGCCTATGGCCTTTATCCGGTCGAATCGCACAATGTTCTGGTGGAAGACAATGTCGTGATCGGAGCATCAGATGCCGGTGTTTATGTCGGTCAGTCCGATAACATAGTCGTAAGGCGCAACCGCGTGGAATACAACGTCGCCGGGATTGAGATTGAAAATTCCCAGCGTGCCGATGTTTATGACAACGTGGCGACCAACAACACCGGCGGCGTCCTCGTCTTCAACCTGCCGAACCTGATGGTGCAGGGCGGTCGGGGTACACGCGTCTATCAAAACTTTATCTATGAAAACAACTACAAGAATTTCGCGCCCCAAGGCAACAGCGTGTCCACCGTTCCCCAAGGCACCGGGATTCTGGTCATGGGCAACGATGATGTCGAGATCTTTCGCAACACTATCGAACGGCACAACACCACCAGCATAGCCGTGGTGAGTTTTCACATCACCCAACGCGCGGTCGAAGACCCTCGCTACGATGCTCTTCCTGAACATATCTGGATTCATGACAACGTCCTGCGCAAGGCCGGAGGTCTGGCTCTGATCGGCGGCAATCAGCTCGGATTGGTCGCGGCCGCTCTCAGCTTTCCGCACCGCGTTCCGCATATCACCTATGATGGCATCGGCCAGCCCGATGGCCAGGGCGGATTTTTACCAGCCGCTCTTGAGGGCGATCAGCGCATCTGTCTCGGCGAGAATGATCACGATGGAGGCGATAAAGCCTATTTCGGGAATATGCAGCTCTGGAAGCAGCGCTGGTGGTCCCCTGTTCCGGGTGAAATGGATCGCAGCCTCGCTCCGCATAACTGCAATTTTACCGCCTTCGCAGGCGTGCAGCTGGCCCCTCTTCCGCCGCTCCCTCTGCCGGATCCCAAGGAACCCACGGACGACGATATTCAAAGACTCTGCGATAGCAATAAGGATGGCATCAATTGGGATGCGGCCCTGACTGTGAATTGTCCGAGTTTAAACAGCTATCATCTTTTCACCGATCCGCGCGATCCTCTTTCCAAACCACAGGACGGCGGTTTTCCTTATGATCTGACCACCCCGCTTTTCTCGGATTACGCCAGCAAAGATCGCGTTCTCTTCCTGCCGCCTGGCACCAGTGCCGACTATCATCCAACCCAGGCTTTCGCTCTGCCTGTGGGCGCTGTGATCGCAAAAACCTTTTATTTCCCTGCTGACCTCAGAAATCCGAGCGGCCCGAAAAAAATCGTGGAAACCCGCCTGCTGATTCATCGCGAAAAAGGCTGGATCGGGCTCGCGTATCAATGGAATGAAGATCAGTCCGAAGCGAAGCTGATTCGCGGTGGTGCCGCTGTCAATGTTCAATGGCTGGATACCCAGGGTCAGGCACGCGCCAATGCTTATCGCATTCCGAACATGGCCCAATGCGTCGGCTGTCATCTGAATGGAGCACCTATTGGAGTCAAGGCTGGCTATCTGAATAAAGGAGATCAGCTGCAGGATCTCATCAAAAAAGGGCGACTGACAGGAGCCCCCGAGGACTTTACCAGCATCCCCCGTTATGCAATCTGGAACGATGCCAGCAGCGGCACACTCGCTGACCGAGCCCTCACGTATCTTGATATCAACTGCGCCCACTGTCACAACCCGTCGGGAAAAGCCAACACGTCCGCGCTCTTTTTGCAGCTCGGGCAGGAGGCCGGCATCAACTCCGGGCTATGCAAGCCGCCGATTGCGGCTGGCCGTGGAACCGGGGGTACTCTCTTCGATATCGTGCCCGGTCAACCGGAGAAATCCCTGCTGGTCGATCGCCTGAATTCGACCAAAGCGGCGGTAAAAATGCCGGAAGTCGCCAAAACCATGATCCATGCCGAAGGTGTGGAGCTCATCTCGCAGTGGATTCGAAGTCTCCCCGGGACTTGTCAAGAATAA
- a CDS encoding mechanosensitive ion channel family protein: MDANNSFLARLNDFAYLDLTLTQWLGLAVLSIILWTVLRFVLRQAIKHFQNVARHTASHWDDLFVSLLRRTSGILIFVIAFYASAFLVGASPETRMIFYKGVVISLFFQAAIWGNQVVEYLLRRYLMKRNHVDTPENFDISAYSAINITGKFLLWTLLFLLLLDNLGINITALVTGLGIGGIAIALAVQNILGDIFASLSIVLDRPFEVGDFIVVGDKSGTVENIGLKTSRIKSLSGEQLVFPNKTLIETEISNFKRMQTRRIVFGFGVVYNTPREKLQRIPDLVKEIIQNTRDTAFDRAHFVKFAESSLDFEVVYIMQTPEYNTYMDTQQHINFALFERFANEGIEFAFPSRTIIIQSASQEQAGSAIRIPAAPQLQPN, from the coding sequence ATGGATGCCAACAATTCTTTTCTTGCACGTCTCAATGACTTTGCTTATCTCGACCTCACTCTGACCCAATGGTTGGGACTCGCCGTCCTTTCCATTATCCTTTGGACCGTCCTGCGCTTTGTCCTGCGGCAGGCGATCAAACACTTTCAGAATGTGGCCCGGCATACCGCCTCCCACTGGGATGATCTTTTCGTATCCTTGCTGCGGCGCACCAGTGGGATTCTCATCTTCGTGATCGCCTTTTATGCTTCGGCTTTTTTAGTCGGGGCCTCGCCGGAAACCCGAATGATTTTTTATAAGGGCGTGGTCATCAGTCTGTTCTTTCAGGCGGCCATCTGGGGAAACCAGGTCGTCGAGTATCTGCTCCGCCGTTATCTGATGAAGCGCAATCATGTGGACACTCCCGAAAATTTTGATATCTCCGCCTACAGCGCCATCAATATCACCGGCAAGTTCCTTCTGTGGACACTGCTCTTCCTCCTTCTGCTTGATAACCTGGGCATCAATATCACGGCGCTGGTCACAGGGCTCGGCATCGGTGGTATCGCCATCGCGCTCGCCGTGCAGAATATCCTCGGTGATATTTTCGCCTCGCTTTCGATCGTCCTGGATCGTCCCTTCGAAGTGGGCGATTTCATCGTCGTCGGTGACAAGTCGGGAACGGTCGAAAACATCGGTCTGAAGACGAGCCGCATCAAAAGTCTCTCCGGTGAACAGCTGGTGTTTCCGAACAAGACCCTGATCGAAACCGAAATCAGCAACTTCAAACGCATGCAGACCCGCCGTATCGTCTTCGGCTTTGGTGTCGTCTACAATACGCCGCGGGAAAAACTTCAGCGGATTCCGGACCTGGTGAAAGAGATTATCCAGAACACCCGAGATACCGCCTTCGATCGCGCGCACTTCGTCAAGTTCGCCGAATCCTCACTCGATTTCGAGGTCGTCTATATTATGCAAACACCCGAATACAACACCTATATGGACACCCAACAGCACATCAACTTCGCTCTCTTTGAACGCTTTGCCAACGAAGGCATCGAGTTCGCGTTTCCCAGCCGCACGATTATTATCCAGTCTGCAAGTCAGGAACAGGCTGGCAGCGCAATCCGAATTCCCGCGGCGCCGCAGCTGCAGCCGAATTAA